A window of Solea solea chromosome 18, fSolSol10.1, whole genome shotgun sequence contains these coding sequences:
- the nrde2 gene encoding nuclear exosome regulator NRDE2 isoform X2 has protein sequence MRRTVMALFPAFAESSSDKVEDSPKGLDWLNNKSFQTKDALSLHSHLLKDNDKSVDRYFSSSTEEAEDDNSAPPKKKKKKRKKKKKHKKKKGGRCSHSSGSDSETTYPSDLKREQEEKRSKTAPLASCFSWLDDLQSPTEHPYCVDHKPDPANWTYKSLYRGDVARYRRKGSSSMGLDPRRQGVSWDESESNKKQKSGDKKKSADRYFSAVSRQLLRSGAALPTLPKAPDCSDVISSISFLSLSVDDVKNNGGDTSDRVPTSSVNPLGVYDSSTALWLQGKGQPDQTEQQKQKHDADTGKSTVLTTKRTEEFNRQLREQPADTQLWIKFIKYQDELNLAEFGGEGEQRESQSTEHRRSSYRAVLDKKLSIAERAVDTNPGCIALQLERLRICQELWESSALAKEWKKLVFVHPNSAPLWREYLLFTQSYFSNFTVSKVNAAYGKCLSTLSSVRDGSMVSHPALPGIEEDMLGIFVQQCHFLRQSGHSEKAFSLFQAMIDFTFFKPDSVRKLTTKQQVEFFEPFWDSGEERIGELGAKGWKSWMHQQERGGWIQPSADDEEEEEEEEEEEVKDRSQPRGTVWLDVESSREAAHWLPWRPDKAKGQSEEDCEDPDRQVLFDDIGPSLIYLSSPELQLSLLLHFLSFLGLPVDSVLSAAPCLPSLLMENLSLITQGHDPQHPLTSYDLADPGISSVGHMTTLQGSRKWVGLGKHGERFVTNVFNMVQPVLLPRHRAVLSLSWMQYEKLKVLRCLHSGNKRRLRSQGKSSKRVAKRLLKEPENRSSLVLWREYAHMEWMLGNLDEARKVFTTATGIEGTRGLSSPALCELCLLWSQLEVEDRGAQGGGQADVTTSPAVLVLTKLAEGTCSSDPSSQSLSPVSVLKARRSYEQTLTAHLSALDQVLSNLHTKRKGEEDLPGEKLRLRGLVGCYALFQYLTVGIHAAHTVYSQAREKMEALHHTLTLDIHSNEEDKHHSTDARKAASRLHVSMLVSECEALAVQQAAMLRYHNSISVFPLATLRQMLTSALSTWPGSAPLWSIYIQVENRYHSAGRARRFFHSVTRDNVSVVPRLFAIVTEQQRKQLVDAAQRSCFHDAALTVLPENGLSNRIRGLFESAIATETGARCPLLWRMYMYFLVSEGKVDKATSIFYKALQNIPWVKGLYMDAVKLFPEHLQQFVDLMTEKELRLRLPLEELDILLED, from the exons ATGCGACGAACCGTCATGGCTCTGTTTCCAGCGTTTGCAGAAAGTAGCAGTGATAAAGTTGAAGATTCGCCCAAAG GGTTGGACTGGCTGAACAACAAGAGTTTTCAGACAAAGGATGCCCTCTCTCTTCACAGTCACCTTTTAAAGGACAACGACAAAAg TGTAGACAGATATTTCAGCAGCTCTACGGAGGAAGCAGAGGACGATAACAGTGCTccccccaaaaagaagaaaaagaagaggaaaaaaaagaaaaaacacaaaaagaagaagggtGGCAGGTGTTCACACAGCAGTGGCTCTGACTCTGAAACCACCTATCCCAGTGATCTCAAAAGGGAACAAGAGGAGAAAAG ATCAAAAACTGCTCCATTAGCTAGTTGTTTCTCCTGGTTGGATGATCTGCAGTCACCCACAGAGCATCCATACTGTGTGGACCATAAACCAGACCCAGCCAACTGGACCTACAAGTCCCTGTACAGAGGAGATGTTGCGAG GTACAGGAGGAAAGGCAGCTCGTCAATGGGTCTGGACCCTCGCAGACAAGGAGTCAGTTGGGATGAGTCAGAGTCAAATAAGAAACAGAAAAGTGGAGACAAGAAGAAATCAGCAGACAGATACTTCTCTGCAGTCAGTCGGCAGTTGCTGAGGTCAGGAGCTGCTCTCCCTACGTTACCAAAGGCTCCTGATTGTAGCGATGTCATCAGTTCCATCTCCTTCCTCTCACTGAGTGTTGACGATGTGAAGAACAATGGAGGAGACACAA GTGATAGAGTGCCGACATCGTCAGTAAATCCGCTCGGTGTCTATGACTCTTCCACGGCCCTGTGGCTGCAGGGGAAGGGACAGCCGGACcagacagagcagcagaaacagaaacacgACGCAGACACTGGAAAGAGCACCGTGCTCACAACCAAGAGGACTGAAGAGTTTAACAGGCAGCTCAGAGAACAGCCAGCAGACACGCAGCTGTGGATAAAATTCATCAAATACCAG GATGAGCTGAATTTAGCAGAGTTTGGAGGTGAAGGGGAGCAGCGGGAGAGCCAGTCAACTGAGCACCGCAGGTCTTCATACCGAGCCGTGCTGGACAAAAAGCTAAGCATTGCAGAGCGTGCAGTGGACACCAACCCTGGCTGCATTGCTCTGCAGCTGGAGAGGCTCAGGATCTGCCAGGAGCTCTGGGAGTCATCAGCTCTCGCTAAAGAATGGAAGAAACTG GTGTTCGTCCACCCAAACAGTGCCCCCCTGTGGAGGGAGTATCTGCTCTTCACCCAGAGCTACTTTAGCAACTTCACGGTGTCCAAGGTCAATGCAGCCTATGGGAAGTGTCTGAGCACACTCAGCTCTGTACGAGATGGCAGCATGGTCTCTCACCCAGCTCTCCCAGGGATTGAGGAGGATATGTTGG GTATCTTCGTCCAACAGTGTCATTTCCTGCGTCAGTCTGGTCACTCAGAGAAGGCCTTTTCTCTGTTTCAGGCCATGATTGACTTCACTTTCTTCAAACCTGACAGTGTACGAAAACTGACCACCAAGcagcag GTGGAGTTCTTTGAGCCTTTTTGGGACAGTGGGGAGGAAAGAATCGGGGAATTGGGGGCCAAAGGCTGGAAATCCTGGATGCACCAACAAGAGCGTGGAGGGTGGATACAGCCAAGTGcag acgatgaagaggaggaggaagaagaggaggaggaggaggtgaaggatcGGAGCCAACCCAGAGGAACGGTCTGGCTGGACGTGGAGTCGTCTCGTGAAGCAGCTCACTGGTTGCCTTGGAGGCCTGACAAAGCTAAAGGGCAATCAGAGGAGGACTGTGAGGATCCAGACAGACAG GTGCTGTTTGATGACATCGGTCCATCCCTGATTTATCTGTCTTCACCAGAGCTCCAGCTCAGTCTTCTCCTCCATTTCTTGTCATTCCTGGGGCTGCCTGTTGACTCTGtgctctctgctgccccctgtctGCCTAGTCTGCTGATGGAGAACCTGTCTTTAATCACTCAGG GTCATGATCCCCAGCACCCCCTGACCTCCTATGACCTCGCTGACCCTGGGATTAGCTCTGTAGGACACATGACTACTCTTCAGGGAAGCAGGAAATGGGTGGGGCTTGGAAAGCACGGCGAGAGGTTTGTCACCAATGTGTTCAACATGGTTCAGCCAGTGCTTCTTCCTCGACACCGAGCAGTCCTGTCACTCAGCTGGATGCAGTATGAGAAACTCAAA GTCTTGCGCTGTTTGCACAGTGGCAACAAAAGACGTCTACGCTCTCAAGGCAAGAGTAGCAAGCGCGTTGCCAAGCGACTGCTCAAGGAACCTGAAAACCGCTCGTCGTTGGTGCTGTGGCGTGAGTATGCGCACATGGAGTGGATGCTGGGCAACTTGGACGAAGCTCGCAAAGTCTTCACCACAGCCACGGGGATAGAGGGAACCAGAGGGTTGAGTAGCCCCGCCCTCTGTGAGCTGTGTCTCCTGTGGTCCCAgctggaggtggaggacagaggtGCGCAAGGAGGGGGGCAAGCTGATGTAACCACGTCTCCAGCTGTGTTGGTGCTAACTAAGTTAGCAGAAGGAACCTGCTCTTCGGATCCATCCTCCCAGTCCCTGTCTCCAGTCTCTGTTCTGAAAGCCAGACGGTCTTACGAGCAGACCCTGACAGCACACTTGTCAGCCCTAGACCAAGTCCTCAGCAACCTTCACACCAAAAGAAAAG GTGAGGAGGATCTTCCAGGAGAGAAGCTGAGGCTGCGTGGTCTAGTTGGCTGCTATGCTCTGTTCCAGTATCTCACAGTGGGCATCCATGCAGCTCACACTGTCTACAGCCAGGCCAGAGAGAAGATGGAGGCGCTGCATCACACACTAACATTAGATATTCATAGCAATGAAGAAGATAAACATCATAGCACTGATGCTAGAAAAGCTGCATCTAGGCTCCATGTTTCCATGCTGGTGTCAGAGTGTGAAGCATTAGCAGTGCAGCAGGCAGCCATGCTCAGGTACCACAACAGCATCAGTGTGTTTCCACTGgccacactgagacaaatgctGACATCTGCCCTCTCAACATGGCCCGGCAGCGCCCCCCTGTGGAGCATATACATACAG GTGGAAAACCGTTACCATAGCGCCGGCAGAGCGCGTCGCTTCTTTCACTCTGTAACCAGGGACAACGTGAGTGTGGTGCCGCGCCTCTTTGCCATTGTGACTGAACAACAAAGGAAGCAGCTGGTGGATGCTGCTCAGAG GTCTTGTTTCCATGATGCTGCCTTGACTGTCCTGCCAGAGAATGGCCTCAGCAACCGTATCCGTGGACTGTTTGAAAGCGCCATAGCAACAGAGACGGGCGCCCGCTGTCCGTTACTTTGGAGGATGTATATGTACTTCCTG gtgtCTGAGGGGAAGGTGGATAAGGCCACATCAATCTTTTACAAGGCCTTGCAGAATATTCCCTGGGTTAAG GGTTTATACATGGATGCTGTGAAGCTTTTCCCTGAGCATCTGCAGCAGTTCGTAGATCTGATGACGGAGAAGGAACTCCGACTCAGACTGCCTTTGGAAGAACTGGATATACTTCTGGAAGACTGA
- the nrde2 gene encoding nuclear exosome regulator NRDE2 isoform X1 — MRRTVMALFPAFAESSSDKVEDSPKGDHVSALRLDWLNNKSFQTKDALSLHSHLLKDNDKSVDRYFSSSTEEAEDDNSAPPKKKKKKRKKKKKHKKKKGGRCSHSSGSDSETTYPSDLKREQEEKRSKTAPLASCFSWLDDLQSPTEHPYCVDHKPDPANWTYKSLYRGDVARYRRKGSSSMGLDPRRQGVSWDESESNKKQKSGDKKKSADRYFSAVSRQLLRSGAALPTLPKAPDCSDVISSISFLSLSVDDVKNNGGDTSDRVPTSSVNPLGVYDSSTALWLQGKGQPDQTEQQKQKHDADTGKSTVLTTKRTEEFNRQLREQPADTQLWIKFIKYQDELNLAEFGGEGEQRESQSTEHRRSSYRAVLDKKLSIAERAVDTNPGCIALQLERLRICQELWESSALAKEWKKLVFVHPNSAPLWREYLLFTQSYFSNFTVSKVNAAYGKCLSTLSSVRDGSMVSHPALPGIEEDMLGIFVQQCHFLRQSGHSEKAFSLFQAMIDFTFFKPDSVRKLTTKQQVEFFEPFWDSGEERIGELGAKGWKSWMHQQERGGWIQPSADDEEEEEEEEEEEVKDRSQPRGTVWLDVESSREAAHWLPWRPDKAKGQSEEDCEDPDRQVLFDDIGPSLIYLSSPELQLSLLLHFLSFLGLPVDSVLSAAPCLPSLLMENLSLITQGHDPQHPLTSYDLADPGISSVGHMTTLQGSRKWVGLGKHGERFVTNVFNMVQPVLLPRHRAVLSLSWMQYEKLKVLRCLHSGNKRRLRSQGKSSKRVAKRLLKEPENRSSLVLWREYAHMEWMLGNLDEARKVFTTATGIEGTRGLSSPALCELCLLWSQLEVEDRGAQGGGQADVTTSPAVLVLTKLAEGTCSSDPSSQSLSPVSVLKARRSYEQTLTAHLSALDQVLSNLHTKRKGEEDLPGEKLRLRGLVGCYALFQYLTVGIHAAHTVYSQAREKMEALHHTLTLDIHSNEEDKHHSTDARKAASRLHVSMLVSECEALAVQQAAMLRYHNSISVFPLATLRQMLTSALSTWPGSAPLWSIYIQVENRYHSAGRARRFFHSVTRDNVSVVPRLFAIVTEQQRKQLVDAAQRSCFHDAALTVLPENGLSNRIRGLFESAIATETGARCPLLWRMYMYFLVSEGKVDKATSIFYKALQNIPWVKGLYMDAVKLFPEHLQQFVDLMTEKELRLRLPLEELDILLED, encoded by the exons ATGCGACGAACCGTCATGGCTCTGTTTCCAGCGTTTGCAGAAAGTAGCAGTGATAAAGTTGAAGATTCGCCCAAAGGTGACCACGTCTCCGCGTTAC GGTTGGACTGGCTGAACAACAAGAGTTTTCAGACAAAGGATGCCCTCTCTCTTCACAGTCACCTTTTAAAGGACAACGACAAAAg TGTAGACAGATATTTCAGCAGCTCTACGGAGGAAGCAGAGGACGATAACAGTGCTccccccaaaaagaagaaaaagaagaggaaaaaaaagaaaaaacacaaaaagaagaagggtGGCAGGTGTTCACACAGCAGTGGCTCTGACTCTGAAACCACCTATCCCAGTGATCTCAAAAGGGAACAAGAGGAGAAAAG ATCAAAAACTGCTCCATTAGCTAGTTGTTTCTCCTGGTTGGATGATCTGCAGTCACCCACAGAGCATCCATACTGTGTGGACCATAAACCAGACCCAGCCAACTGGACCTACAAGTCCCTGTACAGAGGAGATGTTGCGAG GTACAGGAGGAAAGGCAGCTCGTCAATGGGTCTGGACCCTCGCAGACAAGGAGTCAGTTGGGATGAGTCAGAGTCAAATAAGAAACAGAAAAGTGGAGACAAGAAGAAATCAGCAGACAGATACTTCTCTGCAGTCAGTCGGCAGTTGCTGAGGTCAGGAGCTGCTCTCCCTACGTTACCAAAGGCTCCTGATTGTAGCGATGTCATCAGTTCCATCTCCTTCCTCTCACTGAGTGTTGACGATGTGAAGAACAATGGAGGAGACACAA GTGATAGAGTGCCGACATCGTCAGTAAATCCGCTCGGTGTCTATGACTCTTCCACGGCCCTGTGGCTGCAGGGGAAGGGACAGCCGGACcagacagagcagcagaaacagaaacacgACGCAGACACTGGAAAGAGCACCGTGCTCACAACCAAGAGGACTGAAGAGTTTAACAGGCAGCTCAGAGAACAGCCAGCAGACACGCAGCTGTGGATAAAATTCATCAAATACCAG GATGAGCTGAATTTAGCAGAGTTTGGAGGTGAAGGGGAGCAGCGGGAGAGCCAGTCAACTGAGCACCGCAGGTCTTCATACCGAGCCGTGCTGGACAAAAAGCTAAGCATTGCAGAGCGTGCAGTGGACACCAACCCTGGCTGCATTGCTCTGCAGCTGGAGAGGCTCAGGATCTGCCAGGAGCTCTGGGAGTCATCAGCTCTCGCTAAAGAATGGAAGAAACTG GTGTTCGTCCACCCAAACAGTGCCCCCCTGTGGAGGGAGTATCTGCTCTTCACCCAGAGCTACTTTAGCAACTTCACGGTGTCCAAGGTCAATGCAGCCTATGGGAAGTGTCTGAGCACACTCAGCTCTGTACGAGATGGCAGCATGGTCTCTCACCCAGCTCTCCCAGGGATTGAGGAGGATATGTTGG GTATCTTCGTCCAACAGTGTCATTTCCTGCGTCAGTCTGGTCACTCAGAGAAGGCCTTTTCTCTGTTTCAGGCCATGATTGACTTCACTTTCTTCAAACCTGACAGTGTACGAAAACTGACCACCAAGcagcag GTGGAGTTCTTTGAGCCTTTTTGGGACAGTGGGGAGGAAAGAATCGGGGAATTGGGGGCCAAAGGCTGGAAATCCTGGATGCACCAACAAGAGCGTGGAGGGTGGATACAGCCAAGTGcag acgatgaagaggaggaggaagaagaggaggaggaggaggtgaaggatcGGAGCCAACCCAGAGGAACGGTCTGGCTGGACGTGGAGTCGTCTCGTGAAGCAGCTCACTGGTTGCCTTGGAGGCCTGACAAAGCTAAAGGGCAATCAGAGGAGGACTGTGAGGATCCAGACAGACAG GTGCTGTTTGATGACATCGGTCCATCCCTGATTTATCTGTCTTCACCAGAGCTCCAGCTCAGTCTTCTCCTCCATTTCTTGTCATTCCTGGGGCTGCCTGTTGACTCTGtgctctctgctgccccctgtctGCCTAGTCTGCTGATGGAGAACCTGTCTTTAATCACTCAGG GTCATGATCCCCAGCACCCCCTGACCTCCTATGACCTCGCTGACCCTGGGATTAGCTCTGTAGGACACATGACTACTCTTCAGGGAAGCAGGAAATGGGTGGGGCTTGGAAAGCACGGCGAGAGGTTTGTCACCAATGTGTTCAACATGGTTCAGCCAGTGCTTCTTCCTCGACACCGAGCAGTCCTGTCACTCAGCTGGATGCAGTATGAGAAACTCAAA GTCTTGCGCTGTTTGCACAGTGGCAACAAAAGACGTCTACGCTCTCAAGGCAAGAGTAGCAAGCGCGTTGCCAAGCGACTGCTCAAGGAACCTGAAAACCGCTCGTCGTTGGTGCTGTGGCGTGAGTATGCGCACATGGAGTGGATGCTGGGCAACTTGGACGAAGCTCGCAAAGTCTTCACCACAGCCACGGGGATAGAGGGAACCAGAGGGTTGAGTAGCCCCGCCCTCTGTGAGCTGTGTCTCCTGTGGTCCCAgctggaggtggaggacagaggtGCGCAAGGAGGGGGGCAAGCTGATGTAACCACGTCTCCAGCTGTGTTGGTGCTAACTAAGTTAGCAGAAGGAACCTGCTCTTCGGATCCATCCTCCCAGTCCCTGTCTCCAGTCTCTGTTCTGAAAGCCAGACGGTCTTACGAGCAGACCCTGACAGCACACTTGTCAGCCCTAGACCAAGTCCTCAGCAACCTTCACACCAAAAGAAAAG GTGAGGAGGATCTTCCAGGAGAGAAGCTGAGGCTGCGTGGTCTAGTTGGCTGCTATGCTCTGTTCCAGTATCTCACAGTGGGCATCCATGCAGCTCACACTGTCTACAGCCAGGCCAGAGAGAAGATGGAGGCGCTGCATCACACACTAACATTAGATATTCATAGCAATGAAGAAGATAAACATCATAGCACTGATGCTAGAAAAGCTGCATCTAGGCTCCATGTTTCCATGCTGGTGTCAGAGTGTGAAGCATTAGCAGTGCAGCAGGCAGCCATGCTCAGGTACCACAACAGCATCAGTGTGTTTCCACTGgccacactgagacaaatgctGACATCTGCCCTCTCAACATGGCCCGGCAGCGCCCCCCTGTGGAGCATATACATACAG GTGGAAAACCGTTACCATAGCGCCGGCAGAGCGCGTCGCTTCTTTCACTCTGTAACCAGGGACAACGTGAGTGTGGTGCCGCGCCTCTTTGCCATTGTGACTGAACAACAAAGGAAGCAGCTGGTGGATGCTGCTCAGAG GTCTTGTTTCCATGATGCTGCCTTGACTGTCCTGCCAGAGAATGGCCTCAGCAACCGTATCCGTGGACTGTTTGAAAGCGCCATAGCAACAGAGACGGGCGCCCGCTGTCCGTTACTTTGGAGGATGTATATGTACTTCCTG gtgtCTGAGGGGAAGGTGGATAAGGCCACATCAATCTTTTACAAGGCCTTGCAGAATATTCCCTGGGTTAAG GGTTTATACATGGATGCTGTGAAGCTTTTCCCTGAGCATCTGCAGCAGTTCGTAGATCTGATGACGGAGAAGGAACTCCGACTCAGACTGCCTTTGGAAGAACTGGATATACTTCTGGAAGACTGA